The following is a genomic window from Branchiostoma lanceolatum isolate klBraLanc5 chromosome 10, klBraLanc5.hap2, whole genome shotgun sequence.
agtttgcgttatacagactaccataaagcatgtaagaagactTGAAGTGACAAATTGAAACACGGTATTACAACCAAGAAGTCTTTTATCCTtgctgtattcaataaaacctTAATTAACACTGATGCCAACATCAAAATCATTATAGATTTAGATCAGAAATCCCCAGtctttttattttcttcaacagacagacaggtagacAATGTGAGCAATATTATTACAGCTCGCCTACCCGAATTGTACAACACGTTGGTACGGATTTTACATTATTCCTTCATGTTCAAATGTCTTTTTACGGCATCTAGGACGTTTTTGCGATTGAACTGACAGTTTGCGACATATTGCTCCTTTTTCGATttattgaccattgccgaaaggtaaaaaaaatcttgatttctatttcaaaatcgaagaagagtcttaggacccaaaatctccatgaaactttgtttttgtattaaaacagttccccccattctatatcgctcaatggtatgacccacactgtcggacaaggggagaagtgacccactttcgctataaatagctactgacaggtggggGTGCAACAATATggaatggacaacactgcaaatatagattttcctcattacttatgcaaattaagtccaatttgcatgatttgcagttcatctctgtctaagctacctgcatagaaaaaacatgaaaatctgtcgctcctttctttagttattctccttaaaagattttgacaaatacgccattgcagttccagtgacacatcccaggggacccaaaatcgaccttgacctttctccttccgacacctacccacatgccaaatatcattacaatccaccTACACGTTCTACAattatgctgactttacgcatccggtgacacaaacatacacacacggtgacacaaacatgcacacacgcgcacacacacgcaaacacactaactttgcatgatttgcacttcagtgtgtacatctctgtccaacctacctacgtaccaaataacatgaaaatctgttgttcctttcttcagtttttctcctttagaacatttttacaaataggccattgcagttccagtgacacataccagggggcccaaaatcgaccttgatctttCTCCTCtcagcacatacccacataccaactatcattacaatccatctacacgttctacagttatgctgactgtaagcatccagcgacacacatgcaaacgattttcctccttacttatgcaaattcagtctcatttgcataatttgcacttaagtgtgtacatctctgtccatcctacctgtgtaccaaataacatgacaatctgtcgatcctttcttcagttattctccttagaagatttttacaaataggccattgtagttccagtgacacataccagggggcccaaaatcgaccttgaccttcctccttctaacacctacccacataccaaatatcattacaatccatgtacatgttctacagttacgctgactttaagcatccggtgacacaaacatacacggaaacgccaaacgcacgcaaaacagtgcctccatgaaaaagccttttttcatggagataacaactagTTATGCACCCACAGAGCTAGAGACAGGAGGGAGTGTACGTAGGGGGCTGGTACTGGACGCCACCATAGTCCCCGACCCTCGGATGGGGCTAGGTAATAAAGATGTATATGTGACAATATGATGGAAACCAACCGTTTATTTTGTAAATAACTCTATTCATCAATATCTCTTTCtacttgcccccccccctccatttaCACATGGCCATGGTGCAATCTCAGAGCTCCTGTTTTGTTTCATCACTTCGCGAACTCggttaattatcttcgccgagtacttgtactcggagaagattatgttttcggttgaaaaatctgttgggtgggtctgtatgtatgtcaggagcatagctcaagaaagcttcaatgaatctttatgatttttggtaggtgtgtagtggttgtgcaaaggaaggtcaagtacgaaaatggttcaccttacgtttttcaacagtactgcagcggactttgattttttttgtatgtaggcaaaaaaagtgaccgttgatggatcttcatgattttttggaggtgtgtagatgttgtagaaacggaggtcaagttcaaaaatggttctcctggcattttccgtcggtactgcagcgggctttgtgtggatgtgtatttgtatgtcgccagcattactccagaagctgttgatggatctttatgatatttagtggatgagTAGGGTTTGCAGaaaagaaggtcaagttcgataatgggccttctagcgggtacctaaggtactgcagcggagcttcaaaatttaggggcatattttctgaaagtgctatggtcatgatttttgtgtggtagatatttcatgccacaggaagtaagttctgtaaattttggccccccaGCGGCTTGTTtaaaactgcagtgggtgttttcgTTTTGaacttcggacatgaataacttgagaaggggtcgacagatcgtcgtgatgtttggtatgtagagagcttagatggtgctttacataatcaatgactaattattcaaatcaggacctaatttgcataattagttaggaaagtttgttaacccactgcatttcataatgggacatgtgacagtgttcccgaaaacagatcaacagagggccttgcctagtagtataaacaaacagacgggtcaaatagataaacagatgGAGCAcccattattctccaagcagaggtgtgggtccagctggtttttaacgtgttcagtttaggaatttttgttcaacatacggttggcgacatacctaaaaggggacaaaatagaaagcttgacaaaagcacctaaaaacacgtcgaaaacccagccagacccactcctcctGGAGAGTACACcgtaccaaaactgcaccactgctaggtgcggaaaagtcacatatgTACTATGATCTACTATGtctatgatatggaataaagatttattctattcatatatattgactgtaccatttcatcatcactgtcaacttacaacactgcataatcgaacctttgtggcccatataatatcaacatactcatactttttcatgaccagttattacatatatcagcacactctacacatatactagtcctgttcCACCAAACgatttttaacactatctagactggactcattctccctcaccccatcataacttccaaatggtatggtgcatgatcaaatttgcagcgggtgataagcatgtaaatattattccataataagccttgattatttggcgaggagaaagtgttcgtggaactctagtttttcatTCGATGGTAATAAGAACCGACCATGCCTTGTGACACCATTTACATCTGAAGGTAGGTATTTCACGAAACAACAGATTTTGTTATGAATATATCATTGTGGTTAATAAGCAGTCATGGTGTATGGATTTTAATGACAAGTTGATGCCCCTCTGTCACAGATAACCGGTCATGGCCTCCCCACCATTTCCTCTGTTTGTATACGGTAACATATACGCTCAGTGGAATAACGGATAACTTCATTGCAACTGGATGCAACATCAATATACAGGTTTCGCCAGCGTTCTACGTGCAGATCAACAGAAGTACAGAAACACGTGCAGACAATGACAACTATAGGGTGACCGTCATGACCTTGACACATGGGCGTAACTGGCTACAGTGTTCAAAATACTTGAAGGTCACAGACGTTCATAATAAACATTTCCGGACGATATTTTGATAGACAGGTAAGGCATTGATAGCAATAAAGcaaacattcattcatatatcacAACTTTAAAACTGGCAATAATGATTATAGAAACGATCTCAGTTTCACCATGTtcacatttttttgcaaatatgaGGGGCTAATGTACGTGTTTCCGCATAGCATAGAAATTCCAAAGGAAACAACGTTATGCAGTCAAAATTGCACATGATtaaattcatcattatcataagtGATATAATAGAAAATGAAACCGATTGTGATTGCGGAATTCGTGTCATAATGCGACAggtgggggtacggacgctaaaTTTTGATAATGACAGGTTTTTTAGCAGCTGTCTTTATGATAGTAAGGGGGTACGCTACATGAGGGGGTACGAACGCTACAGGTGGGATACGGACGCTATATTTTGATGTTGACAGTTTCATTTTAGCAACTGTCTTTATGATAGCAATTTCGCGTTTTAGTATGTAGAAATAGAAACCTTTAAACTACTCAGGCTGCTTTGGAAAGGACCATTCAAATGGGGCTATGGACGCTACCGGCGGGAGTAGACTCTGAAATAAGAATTTAGTGGCTACACATAGAGCAAATGTAAAATTATATATGAAACAAGTTTGTAGAGGTTAGTGTGTAATCCAggtaaaaaaatatctaaagaCAATTTTATCTCTACCGCTGGATAAAATTTAAGGAATCTCTGTATctcatccagttgtagagattgattcgtctttaaatgtacatatgtacGATGTTCCAAAGTCTAAGGGAATTTATCTAGAAATATCAgtcattgtaattatttgtcctCATCAAAAGAATTCAAATTTAGTGTGGTATATTCTTAAACAATATGCAAACAGTAAACCCTGGCTATCTTGTCACAGTTAGCTCGGACGGTCATATGAGATTTAATAAATTTCCATCCGATTCACATGCATATGGCTGTGTATCCAGTGTTACAAATTCAGGATTGAATGTGCTAAGTCATTGTGACGTACACAAAATTTCCTCCTAATGTTATGATACCTATCAAACTAAGGTAAAcacatggggggggggcaaccaccgataactactgtaacagttgtacatcATGAGCTTTGACGTAACATGCAAACATTTTGCATACACAGAATTAGCAATCTAGTGGCTTTGCCGTTTCATCATTAAGGGTCGAAAAAATATTATATAATTCCAAGTGCTGCCAATTAGTAGCAGCATGTACCTGACTGTACAGTAATCTTTTAATTAAAAGCTGAGTCTCTGGAAATACAGCTGCAATTTCggaaaaatcatttatttttgcaggcaGCTATTTTCTTGGTAGCAGGAGGAAAAATTGTGTTCCTCTAGTATCAGTTGATATAATCCTACAGCTGTCTTGACACACAAACTATCCGTGTCAAACAGATTACTTTTTTGCCGATTGTCCTGTAAGAGCTGCTGTCCCGGAACAGTTTCGCACAGAATGCTGACCTAGAACACAGTCTGGTTGGTAAAGGAAGCAGAATTGAGGGGCCACTTGTCACCCATCCTGGAAAATATCAACATGCGCTTCAGCAAAACAAGAAAGTTATGCAACGACTGTCATGCATTTAAGGTTAGATAAGATATGTGTGTAAATTCTCTGTAAGATTGTGGAGACTCTCAATGCGGGCAACagtatttttcttcaaaattgccACAGGGTGTCGCGTTTATGGGTATGGCAGAAACGGCTATCGGTTGAGATCGTCATTGGAGTCTCTGCGGTAGAGAATGACACACCTACTGTATGTATAGTACAACATAGTTTCTCtggttttaaagaataagacgAGAAAATAGATTTACAGAAAATAGATGTTGTGTGAACTTAGATTATGAAGCAGTTTGAACTGACCAGAGAGCCCAGCGGGTGTGGTCGCTGACTTCCGCCCCAGAGTTTGGATGTACCAGAATGTCCTGGTCACCTCGGTTCTGCATGACCCAGGGTACAGCtgcacaggcagacagacgcAGAAAATCAGGATTTATGGTTATCATACATTTCAAACACATTAAAAGATTCCATAAACTATGGCGTCATAAGGTTAGCAGGTCATGTGAGCgtcgcggggggggggggggggggtcctagGAATGAAAATCCATCTCAGGTTCAACCCACTGGCAACACTGAACAATATAGCTCGAAAACCTGGGTACATGTGCACcagtgtgcacccaaaattggagctgtgcacctaatttttgactctgggtgcattggtgcacctagatatttgtgtatgcGATAGGATAGAGGTACAATATATATGACACTAGTGTACAGaataatcttgaaatgtaagtatcagaaaaggcaatataatcctttgttgcactttatttaatgtattacttatttaaaattttgaagttagccatagaattacagattaaagTTCTTGATCATAAGTATGAGAGCGTTAAACTTTTTAATTATGttttgacattcaactttattttatgtggtgcacccaaatttctttctgtgcgcCTGATTCTTTtgcttgggtgcaccagtgcacctatttccaaaattGAATAATTTATGAGGATGATGCGAACCAAATGACAATTGTCTGTGTCACAGTGTCATATTAGGCTATTTGATAATTTGTGAGATATGATAACAACGTTATCGTAATAGTGCCTTTTTATCGGTGTATTATACATGGCTTGAAATACTGAGTGCTTGGTGACGCAGTGGTTCAGAACCCCGAGGTCCCGGCTTGAAATTCAGTGTCCCCGGATTTGTCTCGTTGATGTTGTGCCTTGGGTAAGGTTTTTTTGACACgatttttctcacttcactcaggtgaacatgagtacctagcttcggtttgATATTagatagggatgtccctcggataggacgttaaatggaggtcccgtgtttgaagacaGTCACACAATGATCAGGTAAAAGAAACGCTTAACGTAGATACTAAAGGTCCttccggtgtgagtgaatcaaatagaTCCGTtcgaatatgcagcttgtactgttcagttcaaacttggtgtgttacgcaatGAAGCGGTTTACCAGCtgcaggtatgcaatacaaacaaacaaacaaacaaacagacaaacaaacaaacatgcacttttgtgcacccgcATTTAgggctgtgcacctaattgtttTAAATATTTGTGCAGGGTTAGGTGTACAAAGGTACAATTATACACACGTGAACAGTATTATAGAGTGTACAACAATTAcattaagtgtcagaaaaaactTTGCTGTTTGAAATTTCGAAGTCAGCTATTTTATCATATATAATCCAGATTCAGGATCCTTGGAAATGCTGTAAGCTTTTGTGACTACGTTCTGCTGACACAACGTTATTTCAATGTTGTCCGTGCGCCTGTAATTCTGTGCACTTAAGCGCATGCAACTATTCTCGAGCCTTGTTATGTCAGAGTAAAAGAAGATCTCGTCTGCATGTTTCCACTTtgcaagcagatgttaggctccggcttgttttgaacatctttttaggcgttttatgGGGCTTTCTATTCTATCTGTTTTTTTAGGGCGACATTAAGAAAAGGTTGGAGAGTCTGTTTCTATAGCCACTGAATATACCACCGAGTGAGTACCGCATGTCTTAGGGCcacgtcacacttgtgcgtatattgaagTACGtttgagttgcgcatcaacatttctttggtttaagtaaagtttgaggggaagaagttgtttttcactttgacctaccgttgtgcagcctggttatcgaacaaAAGAAATGACATCTTCGGCACATAAATACGCAATacctgcggacttgtatatacgcagaagtatgacaggggctttatatATGTCACCATAGACTTTAACCCTATATCTTTACATGCTGTAAAACAGCAGCTACAAGTATACTCACTTTTTGCGTACCATTCCAGTGGGACGAAGACCGCCCAGTTGGCAGACACAAACGGATCAGTGGCACCAGTGTTGGTGAAGTCAACATCTGCAGTCACATTACAGGGAGACGAATAAAGTGATATTCATAAgataatcaaatatttgtgtttgtgtgagggTTGAAGACCTGgagcacttaatggcggaccaTGTCGTGTGGAGGGAGAGAGTTGCCTTGGTCtgggcatgatgatgatgatgtctatGTGTGAAATTGTGTTTGCGTGTGCATTTGAAGgaatatgtatatgtgtataaacatgtatgtgtgtacgtgtgtgtgtgtctgtcgaCACAAACTCAGCTCCGTACGGGATAAaatggaaaaataaataaaaggaCTTTTGAATATATAGATCACTTTAAATGAATGTgcaaatgaaggaatgaatgggTGAGGGGCCCAATTACAGGATAAATCACCAAATGATGGGTGAATTACCAAATGAATGTACGTGTGTTACGGTGTGTAGATACGTGAGTGACCCAAACTACCAAATGGGTGAATTAATTACCAAATGAATATAACGCGTGTTCTCTCCGTCTCAGGGTTACATGTGTGactgaaagaatgaaagaaggCTTCGGCATTAGGGACAGTAGTCAGTACAATATTTAGTGGGGGAGGGGAGGACAGGTGCGTacggggggagggccaagggAAAAAAGGGAGCCTGGGGAAATGTTATTGACCCGGCCGACCTCCTACGCACCGCCCCCCCCCACCAAATGTCGTACTGTCCCTTACCCCATACACCTGTCCGGTTTCTATGTGTTACGTGTTATCTAAATCTTGAACTGTAAAATCAGATCATCTGTGAAACTTCATCACCTTTCTTTGTGACCTAAAACTTACAAGGTGTTATTTCGTATACCTTATCATCTTCgcaaagaagattatgttttgggtagcgtttgtatgtatgtatgcatgtatgtatgtgtgtatgtagaaaagcagcataactggagaaggcctagatggattgtcttgatatttggtatgtggtaggtcttgatgagacctccaaATGATTTGACCTTGAGCCCCTAGTaacttgttatggtactgcagcgtaacTTTCGGGTTtggtatctcgtgttctgaacatacTATGGTCATAactttttagtggtagatagcttttaggaaagagagtaagtggtatagatttTGGCACTGCAGGAGcgggttttgcttcagactcaagaagggcttgataaATGGTCATGCTTTTTCGCCTGTagatagtttgagtgatgatttacagaattagatacttattaagCAACTCTgtatataatttgcataattgattaggaaTGTTTATACATCCGCCGCATTCCACGGTAGGACTGTCaacatataacataacatgtgacatatgtaactgaggaagagagaaatattaaaagatatgaactatgcaaatgaagacaccatttgtataatcaattaGAAAATGCTATGACTAAACATAGGGTTGACGAATTATCATGTTGCTTGGAATGAAGATGATTAAGTAATGCTTTGTACGATTAAGCGATAATTATTCAAACGATATTCTAagttgcatgattaatgaggcaatttcattattttttcaaagCACAGGAACAAAAGGCATACcaattatatatatagtatatatttatgaatatatatgtatgtttatatatatatatatatatttatctctctctctctctctatatatatatatatatttatatatgtttatatacatatgaatatatatatatatatgtatgtacagggcacgcctgaaaagcagtgcggttagcactgagtgcgtccaccctggataaagaaaacagaaataaaatgtaacgttataggtttgtgtgtctgtctgtctgtatatatatatatatatatatacagacacacaaacctAGTACGTTacataaatacaaacaaacatacataatacataaatacatacatacacacatgcacgcatGCACACTGTACGCCTACACTGCGCATACACATATACActgttcacacacacagtcacatacattgtacacacaaaacacacatattTACATTGCACACATAGCCTGAGTACGAGTACTATattccgtagtgaccgctggctaaaaaagaggctacacaaacacacatacactgtaaacatatactgtacatacacaGCACTGAACACAATGTATACACGCCAAAAAGTGACACATTACACACATGTAAATACACTTTTACactgtacacacatacacagaccgACTGACAAAAACATCTGAATAATACATTTAACGGTATAGCCTTTCGGGTCGAAGTTACAGCTATATGACCGCATTGGAATGTTTGAAATCATGCCAggataacattacatgtaaacGTACCAAACACACAGAGCCTGCCCTGGTGGTAGAGTCCCTCACACGGCTTGGTGTTGGTCAGGTTAAAGTGTTGGATGAACTTCTCCATCAGCTTCAAGGCGGAAGAGATACTGTCGTTGTTGTAGGCTACAAACATACAGTGGATGTGGTACGACAGGAAGGGGGGAGGGGTGCCCTTGGCTCGGTACACGTTCAAGTTCACGTCCGGGTACTTGGTGGGGTGCGCGGTACACacagcaacaaacacacaccataACACCAGTCTAAACACAATATTCTGCATGTCTGCCATGTTGAAAAATGCCACTTTGTCTAACATGCTTGTAATAGTTCCTATGAACTTACAAATGGTAGCCGAGAATTGAAGGTGAAGACTTCATGACGGTGCTTCGTACTTTGACCTGCAACAAGGTCAGCAAGTGAACTTTGAGCTGCTCAGGATTCAATGTACGAAAGCCGTTAGTTACATCATTTCTTCAGCGAGAGTACTTCGAGTGGCTCAGGTTTCAATGTACGAAAGCCGTGAGTtaccttattatctccatgaaaaatggagatattgttttgggtgtgtctgtttgtctgtttgtctgtctgtttgtgtttccggactactgtagtcagcataactcaagaacctcttgaaggattatgatgatatttggtatgtgggcaggtgttgtaaagccgaacttcaaggtcgattttggcccccctggtatgtgaccttggtactgcagcagaacttcattttttgtatcttttgacctggacgtgctgtggtcttgattgttttggtggcagatagcttgtggtgtaataaagaagtggtgtaggtttgggccccctagcagcttcctctggaactgcaggggcgtttttgtgaaaatcctctaaggagaataactgaacaaaggaacaacggatttccatgatatttatttCTCTATCAGCCTACcaagtttcatttgaaaatattaatgttgATTTACCAACCCCTTTGTATAATTACATCAAAGGGCGTGGTCTATGTAGGGggtcaaaaggtcaaggtcagataGCCGGGTCAAAGCTACCACTCTGATCTGCGACGGCTATCATATCAAATTATATTCCTCAGACACcctatttttcaaaaatcataaGGAAAATTTGCCACTTCAGGTGGTACCGATATGTAAAATTATGGGGTCTGGCCCATAGACTAATGCCCGCAAGTAACGTTAACACTCAAAATCAAATTTCGCACAAAACGCATACCACTTTCCAGCCATCTAAGTAACTCATATCATTTCGCAGCAGATTATGAGCGAAGCGAACTCAAACCGGAATTGCGATGTAGAGGGGTTAAGATCGTGATCTCTACCGGTAAAGTCGCCGATTCTGTCAGCTATCAAAACTTGTTAAacggggtcgtgtggcgtgacggcagagcgttcggctcagaactaagtggtcccgggttcgaatcctgtcatatcaccgatcttgtgcccttgggaaaggcactagcttaacacgactttcctcactccaccttgGCGTGAATGGGTATCTGACATCGGTTGggaaaggtcgtattgaggtcacctgctggcgccgaatggcagccgctcagACCCTTGCGACCGTTCCACGAAATGCAAGTGTGCAGcgaatatgtatctgttgcctaTGACATGAGTATTATGTAATagtaaaccctgcaccaattaaACACTAGATATGCTGTCATTGCATGGGTaacttctgaccaataaaatATAAATCTTTACCCTTGCACATAAACATACGCAAATACATGCTGTATCGCTATGATAAAAGAACATAACAACAATGTTACACAGTGCATTTAATACTTGATACATTTATTTGTCATAACTttaacttaggccacagcaaataattttttatggatgacatcagggcgctcattaattttcgcctgatttctaaaaaacaaacaagaaattttattgccctccgacggtggtcaacttgccaaaaattggcaaatatgccttgtattatataatgtccttggttgtagTTACTTGAGATGTATACAAAAGGTGTTTCATTGCTGCATATGAATACCTTttcagttttctgcatttgttgtagttagtctattgagatgtatacacatctacaaggacatgtttactgttgaatcaaggaggttttatatcatatatgaaaaatcattggttgaatacaggaataaaagacctgttggtcgtgatatcatattttgttgcctcaattcttgtttaacaagatttatgatctcaaaatttgaaaatataggaatcttgttttttttgcctgcCTTTtgtttcgccctatctcataagttttggagtctgcggaggtatcatccataaaatttacttgctgtggccttatctatAATAATTTAAGCGTGTTCGTGCATATAGACATCAAAGGTATAACATTTGCATTATCTATATTGTAGGTTCATGCTAATACAGGATTAAGCACAGATTGATACTAgtacaaatatgtttttgcaagatctacccacatttatttacctttttttatgGTACTCTATTCCTCGTTAGGTAAGGGGTTACAACTCTTTGCCAGAACAAAGACTTTGTTTCAAAGTAAGAATAGACATTAAAACACTATATTTTATCAATCATTATCTATGACTAAATA
Proteins encoded in this region:
- the LOC136443392 gene encoding uncharacterized protein; this translates as MLDKVAFFNMADMQNIVFRLVLWCVFVAVCTAHPTKYPDVNLNVYRAKGTPPPFLSYHIHCMFVAYNNDSISSALKLMEKFIQHFNLTNTKPCEGLYHQGRLCVFDVDFTNTGATDPFVSANWAVFVPLEWYAKTVPWVMQNRGDQDILVHPNSGAEVSDHTRWALWMGDKWPLNSASFTNQTVF